Proteins from a single region of Ziziphus jujuba cultivar Dongzao chromosome 1, ASM3175591v1:
- the LOC107430368 gene encoding UPF0481 protein At3g47200 has product MFGTRWMVPNIGRDLLMLENQLPMFVLQKMYLMSSSSTSSPTTSLNKLALRFFEGLRLGRDKMPSEKLKIENEYQHLLDLFHSSFFPRHDTNPSKFSKEKDIERLPGKGWVNSATRLDFTGIKLKCKLRYNHLLDMEFKGKVLKIPTIYLNDGTSPLLRNLIAFEQSNRYVSAYFTCLAVFYDSIIDTQKDVNILRNVGIIKQVKGGNNEILDLLNSLSKELEFDMEDCCMIMPQIDQINYKCRSWKAILKIKIWSCLSRLDYLSYVLTYLTIGQTVFTILYNYS; this is encoded by the coding sequence ATGTTCGGAACACGTTGGATGGTACCAAATATAGGTCGTGATCTACTAATGCTCGAGAACCAATTACCCATGTTTGTATTGCAGAAAATGTACTTGATGAGTTCCTCAAGCACTTCTAGTCCAACGACTTCACTGAACAAGCTTGCACTTAGGTTCTTTGAAGGCTTGAGACTTGGTAGGGACAAAATGCCTAGCGAAAAgctcaaaattgaaaatgagtATCAGCATCTACTGGATTTATTCCATTCTAGCTTTTTTCCAAGGCATGACACTAatccttcaaaattttcaaaggaAAAGGATATTGAAAGACTTCCTGGGAAGGGTTGGGTTAATAGTGCCACAAGGCTTGATTTTACAGGCATTAAACTGAAATGCAAATTGCGCTATAATCATCTGCTTGATATGGAGTTTAAAGGGAAAGTGTTAAAGATCCCCACTATCTACCTTAATGATGGCACTAGCCCTCTGTTAAGAAATTTGATAGCTTTTGAACAGAGCAACCGATATGTTTCAGCTTATTTTACATGTCTTGCTGTTTTTTACGATAGTATTATAGACACACAAAAAGATGTCAACATTCTTCGCAACGTGGGGATTATCAAACAGGTAAAAGGCGGCAACAATGAAATACTTGATCTTTTGAATAGTCTTAGCAAAGAGCTAgagtttgacatggaagattgttGCATGATAATGCCACAAATTGATCAAATAAACTATAAATGTCGATCATGGAAGGCCATTTTGAAGATCAAAATTTGGTCGTGTCTCTCTCGTTTGGACTATCTATCTTATGTTTTAACCTACCTTACCATTGGCCAGACTGTTTTTACCATTCTCTACAATTATAGTTGA